In Gallaecimonas xiamenensis 3-C-1, the following proteins share a genomic window:
- a CDS encoding DNA/RNA non-specific endonuclease, whose protein sequence is MKSITLLLTLALASTAAQAVTSPNCLYGCPDGSPTSNFVVYRDIYTLSNNRTTKFADWVAYQVTRSTIDGPSRSRTWKADPELYATYTLEPADYTDANAVLGTDRGHQAPLASFSNTSSWADTNYLSNITPQSANLNQGPWVKLENAVRALVRAQGDTYVFTGPLYEYYWGTLPKADESHTIPSGYWKVVIRNTSPIKASAFIMEQDSPRSASHCGYETTIDEVERRAGINLLPQLSSSSQSSLEASYGGLRSALGC, encoded by the coding sequence ATGAAATCAATCACTTTGCTTTTGACCCTGGCCCTGGCTTCCACGGCGGCCCAGGCGGTAACCTCACCTAACTGTCTCTACGGTTGCCCAGACGGCAGTCCCACCAGCAACTTCGTGGTGTACCGGGACATCTACACCCTGTCTAACAACAGAACCACCAAGTTTGCCGACTGGGTGGCCTATCAGGTCACCCGCAGTACCATAGACGGTCCCAGCCGCAGCCGCACCTGGAAGGCCGACCCTGAACTCTACGCCACCTACACCCTGGAGCCGGCCGACTACACCGACGCCAATGCCGTTTTGGGCACAGATCGGGGCCACCAGGCACCTTTGGCGTCCTTTTCCAACACCAGCAGCTGGGCCGACACCAACTACCTGTCCAACATCACCCCCCAGAGCGCCAACCTCAACCAAGGCCCCTGGGTCAAACTGGAAAACGCGGTGCGAGCCCTGGTGCGGGCCCAGGGGGACACCTATGTCTTTACCGGTCCCCTCTACGAATACTACTGGGGCACCCTGCCCAAGGCTGACGAGAGTCACACCATACCGTCCGGCTACTGGAAGGTGGTGATCCGCAACACCAGCCCCATCAAGGCCTCGGCCTTTATCATGGAGCAGGACAGCCCCCGCTCCGCCTCCCACTGCGGCTATGAAACCACCATAGACGAGGTAGAGCGCCGGGCTGGCATCAACCTGCTGCCGCAGCTGTCGTCTAGCAGCCAAAGTAGCCTGGAAGCCAGCTACGGCGGCCTGCGCAGCGCCCTGGGCTGCTGA
- a CDS encoding manganese efflux pump MntP family protein codes for MSFVSLILIAFAMSTDAFAVAVARGASLKNPRFSHAIRTGALFGFVEGLTPMLGWLIGIGAAGFIAQWDHWVAFGLLLVLGLKMIHEGLQKPEADEDAEPKGQAFWMMLLTAVATSIDAMAMGLGFAFVDVNILEAALMIGCATLVMVTLGIMLGQRLGALIGKRAELLGGLVLIVVGSLILREHLLGLA; via the coding sequence GTGAGCTTTGTTTCCCTTATTCTGATTGCCTTTGCCATGTCCACCGACGCCTTTGCGGTGGCGGTTGCCAGAGGCGCATCCCTTAAAAACCCCCGTTTTTCCCATGCCATCCGTACCGGCGCCTTGTTCGGCTTCGTCGAAGGCCTGACCCCCATGTTGGGCTGGCTTATCGGCATAGGTGCCGCCGGCTTTATCGCCCAGTGGGACCACTGGGTGGCCTTTGGCCTGCTGCTGGTGCTGGGGCTGAAGATGATCCACGAAGGGCTGCAAAAGCCCGAAGCAGACGAAGACGCCGAGCCCAAAGGCCAAGCCTTTTGGATGATGCTGCTGACTGCCGTGGCCACCAGCATCGACGCCATGGCTATGGGCCTGGGTTTTGCCTTCGTGGACGTCAACATCCTGGAAGCGGCGCTGATGATAGGCTGCGCCACCCTGGTGATGGTGACCTTGGGGATCATGCTGGGCCAGCGCCTGGGCGCCCTTATCGGCAAGCGGGCCGAGCTGCTGGGGGGCCTGGTGCTGATTGTGGTGGGCAGCCTTATCCTGCGCGAGCACCTGCTGGGTCTAGCCTGA
- a CDS encoding metalloregulator ArsR/SmtB family transcription factor has translation MLDTLTFLKCLAEPTRLNAMLLLQQEGELCVCELTEALGESQPKVSRHLAQLRQCGLLLDSREGQWVYYRLHPELPAWAQGLLREAGLGGNAALAAAKAALGAMANRPGKRCC, from the coding sequence ATGCTCGACACCCTGACCTTTCTGAAATGCCTGGCCGAGCCTACCCGCCTTAACGCCATGCTGCTGTTGCAGCAGGAAGGGGAGCTTTGCGTCTGCGAACTTACCGAAGCCCTGGGGGAAAGCCAGCCCAAGGTGTCCCGCCACCTGGCCCAGCTGCGCCAGTGTGGCCTGCTGCTGGACAGCCGCGAAGGCCAATGGGTCTACTACCGTTTGCACCCCGAGCTGCCAGCTTGGGCCCAAGGCCTGCTAAGAGAAGCCGGCCTTGGAGGTAACGCTGCCCTGGCGGCGGCCAAGGCGGCCCTGGGGGCCATGGCCAACAGGCCCGGCAAACGCTGTTGCTGA
- a CDS encoding arsenate reductase ArsC, with protein sequence MKILFVCTHNRCRSILAEAVARQLGATTLEVRSAGSQPAGQVHPLSLQYLAEAGIATDGLQSQSWDAFEDFAPDLVVTVCDSAAGEQCPVWFGKAVKVHWGLKDPSALAGSPDEIKAAFMATIALLERRIRALLAAGPLAGDALKAKMEALAHD encoded by the coding sequence ATGAAAATCCTCTTTGTCTGTACCCATAACCGCTGTCGCAGCATCCTGGCCGAAGCCGTGGCCCGCCAACTGGGCGCTACCACCCTTGAGGTGCGCAGCGCCGGCAGCCAGCCGGCCGGGCAAGTGCACCCCTTGAGCCTGCAATACCTGGCCGAAGCCGGCATTGCCACCGATGGCCTTCAAAGTCAGTCCTGGGACGCCTTTGAAGACTTTGCCCCGGATCTGGTGGTCACAGTGTGCGACAGCGCCGCCGGCGAGCAGTGCCCGGTCTGGTTCGGCAAGGCCGTCAAGGTGCATTGGGGCCTTAAAGACCCGTCGGCCCTGGCCGGTAGCCCCGATGAAATCAAGGCCGCCTTTATGGCCACCATCGCCCTGTTAGAGCGGCGTATCCGTGCCTTGCTGGCCGCCGGCCCTTTGGCGGGGGACGCCCTTAAAGCCAAGATGGAGGCCCTGGCCCATGACTGA
- the arsH gene encoding arsenical resistance protein ArsH, whose protein sequence is MTDLPHIDAGLFKVPTAEDFSAPVSRHPPRILLLYGSLRERSYSRLVVQEAARLLEAMGCEARIFDPSGLPLPDGAPDSHPKVQELRDLVLWSEGQLWCSPERHGSMTGIMKAQIDWIPLSLGAVRPTQGKTLALMQVCGGSQSFNAVNQMRILGRWMRMLTIPNQSSVAKAFLEFEEDGRMKPSSYYNRIVDVVEELVRFTLLTRDQNATLLDRYSERVESAEALSKRVNQRSL, encoded by the coding sequence ATGACTGACTTGCCCCATATCGACGCCGGCCTGTTCAAGGTGCCGACGGCAGAGGATTTTTCTGCCCCCGTCAGCCGCCACCCACCTCGCATCCTGTTGCTGTACGGGTCCTTGCGGGAACGCTCCTACAGCCGCCTGGTGGTGCAGGAGGCGGCCAGGCTGCTTGAGGCCATGGGCTGCGAGGCCCGCATTTTTGACCCCAGCGGCCTGCCGCTGCCGGACGGCGCCCCCGACAGCCACCCCAAGGTCCAGGAACTGCGCGACCTGGTGCTCTGGTCCGAAGGGCAGCTGTGGTGCTCCCCGGAGCGCCACGGCAGCATGACCGGCATCATGAAGGCACAAATCGACTGGATCCCCCTGTCCCTGGGGGCGGTGCGCCCCACCCAGGGCAAGACCCTGGCGCTGATGCAGGTTTGCGGCGGCTCCCAGTCCTTTAACGCCGTCAACCAGATGCGCATTCTGGGCCGTTGGATGCGGATGCTGACCATCCCCAACCAGTCGTCGGTGGCCAAGGCTTTCCTGGAGTTCGAAGAAGATGGCCGCATGAAGCCGTCTTCTTATTACAACCGCATCGTCGATGTGGTGGAGGAGCTGGTGCGTTTTACCCTGTTGACCCGGGACCAGAACGCCACCTTGCTGGACCGCTATTCCGAACGGGTAGAGAGTGCCGAAGCCCTGTCCAAACGGGTTAACCAAAGGAGCCTTTGA